DNA from Synechococcus elongatus PCC 6301:
GATGATTTAATTACTACTCCGTAAATCCACCTCTGATCGATGCTTCCATTACACCACAAAAATCTTAAAGAAAGTTTTCCAGAGAGAAGGTCTCGCCAAACTCTGTCTTTGCTTGACTAGAGTCATCAGCAGTGTATTTCGATCATTCACAAATCAAGTCCTGTGAAAAAACGCAATGCTCTTATTTTCGCAGTTGGAACCAGTGTGTTTGCTATCGCTTTACCAACTCTAATCTCAATCAATATTGCTAGCAGAGAAGCATTAATTGGTGAGCAGAATTATATGCTGGCTACTGCTCGGGGGTTGCTTCGTAGCTCAGAGAAAGCAGCAGATCAAGTTGATAAAGGTTTTAAAGAGTTACGAGCCCTTCAGTCTGTTCAGACCTGCGATCCAGAGCAGATTCAGGTCATGAGGAAGATTGACCTTGCCTCAGCTTATATTCAAGCAATTGGCTATGTTTCTGGTAACAAGCTAGTTTGCTCTTCAATGGGGAAAGATTCACTTGACTTAGGTCCTGTGGACATTGTTCAGCCTAGCGGAGCAAAGCTCAGGCGTAATGTTGAATTTGATTTTGCTAAAGGGCTTAAATTTATTGTAATTGAACGGGATAGTTTTGCAGCAGTTATTCAGAAGGATGTGCCACTTGATATTTCCAAAGATATAGAAAATATATCAATTACAACTTTATCAAAATCTAATCCTGAGACCCTGACAGCTCGTGGTTTCATAGATCCTAAGTGGATTTCAGCCCTCAACAATCAGCAAGAATCCACTTTTATCGACAAGGGACATATCATTGCAGCTGTCTCCTCTCAACGTTATTTTTTAGGCGCAGTTGTAGCTACTCCAGTCACTGGACTAGCATCAAGAACACGAGCAATTGCATGGATAATTGTGCCTGTGGGTATTTTGGCAGGCATTATCCTTTGGCTTTCAGTTATCTACTTTTTAAGAGGCCAGTTGGCTTTGCCCGCAGTCATAAAAACTGCAATCAAACGTCGTGAATTTTTTCTTACCTATCAGCCAATAGTTAACCTTCAAACAGGAGATTGGGTTGGAGCTGAAGCACTTGTACGTTGGAAACGCCCCGATGGCAAGACTATGGCTCCTGATATTTTTATCCCTGTCGCAGAAGATAGTGGATTAATTCAACTGATTACTGAATATATTGTTGAAACACTGTCTCGGGAGGCGATCGGTTTCTTTGATGAGTTTCCAAGATTTCATATTGGTATCAATCTATCGGCCGCAGATCTGCATACCCCGCAGACAGTTTCTCTAATGCGTAAGGTCGCCAAGGCCACGAGTGCAAAACCAGGAAGTCTAATTGTGGAAGCCACAGAACGTGGCTTTACAGACCCTAAGCTTGCAAATGGAGTAATCAGCAGTTTACGAGCTGATGGAATACAAGTTGCTATTGATGATTTTGGGACAGGCTACTCAAGCTTGTCTTATTTAGAAAATCTTGAGCTTGATTACCTCAAAATAGATAAGTCTTTCGTCGATACAATTGGCAGGGATACAGCAACTAGCAACGTCGTCACACATATCATTGAGATAGCCAAAACGCTGGATTTGATGATGGTTGCTGAAGGAGTAGAGACAGAATTGCAAGCTAATTTTTTGCGCAATCGTGGGGTTCAATATGCTCAAGGATGGTTCTTTGCAAAGCCAATGCTTTTTCCTGAATTATATTCAAAACTTAGAGCTAGAGCTATGCGCAGCTACTCTGAGGCTTGAACACAACTGATAATTTGTCAAACTTGATATTTAATGGAAGGTTTTTTGCGGGATTATTATACTTTTTGATTTTACACAAGAAAACCATTAGAAGCTATTCCTAGGACAGCCAAAGAGGCGGCTGAGATAGGGAGTATTGTTAATATCTTTCTGCCTTCAAGGAAGTTGGCGAGCTCCCATAGGACAAGGACATTAATTGACTTGCATTAGATGGCTGGGGCAGCTTGATAACTAGCCCCGCTACCGCTGAAATCGACTACAAAAAGACAGCAATTATTTCAACAATACTCATTTAAACCAAGATATTTCTTTAGCGCTGACCTCACCGTATGGACTGAAATTGTTCAAGCGTCAGTCCGGATTTAAAGTCCGACTGCCCCTTGTTGAACCACCGTCTCCAGTCCACCGATCGCATGACACCTGCGTGCGATCGCTTGGGCGAAGGCCAGAATTTCTGCCGAGTCCAGAGAGAATTAAAAGGCGGCACCCGGATTCGAACCGGGGGTGAAGGTTTTGCAGACCTCTGCCTTACCACTTGGCTATGCCGCCAGGCACAGTCCACTACTCTAGCAGAGACTTTCGAACAACGGTATGCGCTTGCTCTGTCTTAGCAACGGTCACGGCGAAGATCAGATTGCGATCCGCATCCTGACGGAGCTGCGCCAACTTGAACCGGATTGGGCGATCGCGGCGCTCCCGCTGGTGGGCGAGGGTCATGCGTTTGCGGCTGCCCAGATTGCACGAATTGGCCCTCGACAGGTGCTGCCCTCCGGCGGTTTTCTCAATCAAGACTGGCGGCAATTGCTGCGCGATTTGGCAGGTGGCCTAACGGGACTGACCTTTGGGCAATGGCAGGCCGTGCGGCAGTGGTCCGAGTCGGGTAGCGCGGTGCTGGCGGTTGGCGATATTGTGCCGCTGCTGTTTGCCTGGGCCAGCGATCGCCCCTTTGCTTTTGTGGCGACAGCGAAGTCGGACTACTACTGGCGGGATGAACAGGGGCTGTTGCCGATCTCGAATCCGACAATGCTGTGGTCGCGCTGGCAGCGCAGCTACTTTGACCCTTGGGATCGCTGGTTGATGAAGCATCCGCGCTGTCGAGCCGTTTTCCCACGCGATCGCCTGACGGCTGAGGGGTTACAGCAGCTTGGGGTACCGGCGATCGCAGTCGGTAATCCGATGATGGACGGCCTCGAGGCACCGGAAGCTGCAGCTTGGTCCCCCCTTTTGCCGACGGGATCGCGTTGGTTGCTGTTGCCAGGTTCTCGGCCGCCGGAAGCTCAGCGAAATTGGTCGCAGATCATTGATGCACTGCCGGTTGATCCCGACCGCGCTTTTGTGGCGTTGGCGGCGATCGCGCCTTCCTTGCCGCTAGCGGAGTTCACGCAAGGTCTCAGCGATCGCGGTTGGCAACCTGCGGCTAGTCCGATTCCCGAGGCGATCGCCTTTCAAAAAGGAGCAGGTTGGTGCCTACTGGGGCAGCGGAATTTCGCGCCGTTTCTACAACTTGCCGAGGGCGCGATCGGAATGGCTGACACCGCGACAGAGCAATGCGTGGGGCTCGGTAAGCCCGCTTTCACGATCGCGGGACAGGGGCCGCAGTTCACCCGTGGGTTCGCAGAAGCGCAGACTCGCTTGTTGGGGCAATCGGTGCAGTTACTCTCTCAACCTTCGGACTTCCTAACCGCATGGGAGGCTTATCAAGCCGATCTAGCCATGCAAGAAGCGACCGCAACCAATGGACGCTTACGTCTTGGAGAAGCGGGGGCAGCAGCCCGGATTGCCGAGGTCCTGCGATCGCAGCTGCTAGAGTCAGCGTGATTTATTCCTGTTGCGCCCTATGAGTTTGGCGGAAGACGAGCGCTTTATGCGACGGGCGATCGCGCTGAGTCGGCAAGCAGGATTGATCGATTGTACGGGCGGGCCTTTTGGCTGTGTAATCACTCGCAACGGCGAGATCATCGCGGAAGGCTTCAATCAAGTCCTGACTGAAAGGGACCCGACTTGGCATGCTGAAATCGCCGCCATTCGACAAGCTTGCCAGCACCTACAAACTGTTGATTTATCGGGATGCACGCTCTACACCAGCGCGGAACCCTGTCCGATGTGTGCGGCAGCCGTTTACTGGGCCAAGCTCGAGCGCCTTGTTTTTGCGACCCGCTGCTCTGACACTGCTGCCTACGCCGAGTTTGATGACAGCACTATCTATGCTGAGATCCAAAAGCCAGCCCGCGATCGCACAATTCCCCATCAAGAACTGCTGCGATCGGAAGCTCAGATCGTTTGGCAAGACTATCAGCAACAACGCGATCGCACCCCGAATTGAGGGCTGAGCGATCGCTCCTGATTGCTAACGATCCATCAACTCGCTCCGACCAGTCTCTAGACTGACCCCTCACGCTGGCAAAGATTGCACTGTCTAGTGTCTAGGGATCAGGCTGCAGCCGACTGAAATGGAGCAGCAATTTTTTGCAGCCAAAGAAAAGAAAATAGTGTTAACGTCTTGCATTAATTCGTCGCAATTAATCAAGAACTATTACGATGCTGCAGAAAGTGACTCGCTTCTTGGGAATCCTTGCGCCACTTTGCTTAGCATCTTCGCTGTCTGCTGCGCCGCCCCCTGAAACCTTTGCCATCCGATCGACTGCAGACCTCGAGCGTCTGTTAGCCGGTCTCAGCCGCGATCGCGATGCAGGCGCCCGCCAAGAAATTCAAGCCTTGATGGCGGTTCTTCTCGAAAAAGGGGTTCCCGTCCGCTATCAGCCCAACGGAGAACTGGGGCCCGGCCAGCGCTTTGTCCGTTTCGGCGTCTTTTCCACCAGCGGTCAACTGACCCTGACCGATCAGCCGCTGCGGGATACACGGACACTCTTGACTACGCTGCGCCATGAAGCTTGGCATGCCGTGCAAGCCTGCGCCACCAATGGCCGTCCTCGGGGACAACTCAAGCCGGTTGGCATCCGGACAACTGCAGCCGCGCAGCAAGCCGTGATTGACAAGGGCTATCGCCCTCACGACCACGCGATCGAAGCCGAAGCCTTTACCGCTCAGTTTGTGCCGTATCAGTCCTTAGAGGCACTGAGAGAGTATTGTCCATAGCTTGCAAGCGCGATCGCGCCATTGATTGACCATGCAGGCTGACCAAAAATGGGACGCAGTAGGTCAGTAGAGCAGAAACCCAACGCGACTGCGTCATTTGGCCATTGGCTGTTGCCCAGCCATGGTTAATCGTAAACAGGAGCGTACCGATGAATAACGCTACCCGCACAGCTGTCGCGATCGCCCGACGATCGCGACAGGTTTGACGAAAAGCGGCGATCGCAGACAACAGACACTCACTGGGACTCCGATCGACAGTCTGCACTGCCCCAGCTTGACCGACTGTCTGATTTGCCACCAATTGCCCCTAGCCTTTCAGCTTTTGGTTGAGGATTTGGTTCGAGAGCTTCGGATCGACACGCCCACCCGTTTTCTTCATCAGTTGACCCACAAAGAAGCCCTGCAGCTTGGTTTTACCAGCACGGAACTGCTCTAGCTCCGTGGGGTGCGCCGCCAAAAGTTCATCAACTAGCGCTTCGATCTGCGCCGGATCGGAGATTTGCGTCAGACCCTTCGCTTCCACGATCGCTTTGGGAGAGCCACCTTTTTCCAGCAGTTCCGGCAGAATTTCCTTGGCAATTTTGCCGCTGATCGTGCCCGCTTCAATCAGGTTGACCAGTTCCGCCAAATCTTGTGGCTGCAGCGGCAGATCCGATACCAGCAATTTGTTGGCGTTGACGTAGGCCGCGATGTCGCCCATCAGCCAGTTGGCCGCCTGCTTAGCATCCGCACCGGCAGCCACGGTTGCTTCGTAGTAATCCGCCGTGCTTTTCTCGTCGGTCAGCACCCGCGCATCGTAGGCCGAAAGTCCATATTGCTCAGCGTAGCGATGGCGTTTTTGCGCCGGTAATTCCGGCAATTCACTGCGCCAGGTTTCCCGCTGAGTCTCGCTGACTTCGATCGGGCCGAGATCTGGTTCAGGGAAGTAGCGATAGTCGCTTGATCCCTCTTTGGAGCGCATCGACTTGGTGACTTGCTTGCCTTCATCCCAGAGACGAGTCTCTTGGACGATCGGCTCACCCGTTTCGAGGCAGCGAATCTGGCGCTCAATCTCGAACTCGATCGCCCGTTGAATGGCGTTGAACGAGTTCATATATTTGATTTCGACTTTGGTACCGAATTTCTCGGTGCCCTTGGGGCGAATCGAGATGTTGACGTCGCAGCGCAGCGAGCCTTCAGCCATGTTGCCGTCGCTGACGCCGAGGTAGCGCATGATCCGGCGCAGTTCTTGGGCGTATTCCGCTGCTTCCTTACCCGTACGCAGATCGGGTTCCGAGACGATTTCCGCCAAGGCCACACCAGCGCGGTTGTAGTCCACCAAGGAGTGGGTCGAACCCGCGAGGCGATCGCTCCCAGCATGGACGAGTTTGCCCGCGTCCTCTTCCATGTGCAGGCGGGTCACGCCAATTTTCTTGGTGTAGGGTTCTTTGCCCTTCTCGGCGACCTCGATTTCAATCCAGCCATGTTCCGCGATCGGCAGGTCGTACTGCGAGATCTGATAGTTCTTAGGCAGGTCGGGATAGAAATACTGCTTGCGATCGAACTTGCTGTAGGGCGCAATCTGGCAGTTCAGCGCCAAACCGGCTTTGACGGCATACTCCAGCACCTTCTGGTTCAGCACCGGCAGGGTACCCGGCAGACCCAGCACCACCGGATCGATATGGGTGTTGGGGTCGGCACCAAACTCCGTCGAGGCGTTGGAGAAAATTTTAGTGGCGGTGCCGAGCTGGACGTGTGTTTCCAGACCGATAACTGCTTCGTACTCAGTCTTTACAGGAGCCGTCGCTGTCATAGCACCAAGGGGCAAAACACTTTGCCATTATATCGCTGCCCTTTGCCGATCCTGTCGCTGTCAGGCATTTAAGGGGGAAAGTAGCAGCGATCGCTTTAGCAGATATCATTACGAGCCTGTTTCCCGCCTGCACACTATCTGTCATTGACCAACAGAATCAGCCTGCTAAAGAGTGCCCATCTTCCATAGCGAGATCATGCCTCATTGGAGATTGGAAAAATTAGTTTTTACATGACCAAGGAATAGGCACAATGTGGCCCACCCAAGTACACGAAATTCTACTTCTGTAGGCACCATTATAATTAAGAATTTTCAGAATGATAAGTTCTAAGTACCACAAGCATATCTTCCAAGTTTCTGTTCTCACTGCAGAAGAGTGCCTTGCATATTTAACTCGATTTTTTTGAGTTGGATGAGTTATTGTATTTCGCATGGCTGTCATAGCGTCAGCTGAATCCATCCAATTCTCTGATTTGGCTAACTTAGATAACTCAACTAGTTCAGAAGGAATATCTGCAGACACTCCAGACCAATGAATAAGTAAACGTATTCTTTCAGCTGCAGAAATCCTCGTATAACCATCATTGCTAAGCCACTTTTCCCGTTCTACAAGAACGGCAGAAGAAAGTAATTCTAGCGCTGTTTGTGCTTGGATTATAGCTCCTTCTAACCCACCTGAGAATGCGTTAGCAGAAAGATACCAATGCAGGGCTGTTTGAAG
Protein-coding regions in this window:
- a CDS encoding EAL domain-containing protein, with translation MKKRNALIFAVGTSVFAIALPTLISINIASREALIGEQNYMLATARGLLRSSEKAADQVDKGFKELRALQSVQTCDPEQIQVMRKIDLASAYIQAIGYVSGNKLVCSSMGKDSLDLGPVDIVQPSGAKLRRNVEFDFAKGLKFIVIERDSFAAVIQKDVPLDISKDIENISITTLSKSNPETLTARGFIDPKWISALNNQQESTFIDKGHIIAAVSSQRYFLGAVVATPVTGLASRTRAIAWIIVPVGILAGIILWLSVIYFLRGQLALPAVIKTAIKRREFFLTYQPIVNLQTGDWVGAEALVRWKRPDGKTMAPDIFIPVAEDSGLIQLITEYIVETLSREAIGFFDEFPRFHIGINLSAADLHTPQTVSLMRKVAKATSAKPGSLIVEATERGFTDPKLANGVISSLRADGIQVAIDDFGTGYSSLSYLENLELDYLKIDKSFVDTIGRDTATSNVVTHIIEIAKTLDLMMVAEGVETELQANFLRNRGVQYAQGWFFAKPMLFPELYSKLRARAMRSYSEA
- a CDS encoding lipid-A-disaccharide synthase-related protein, producing the protein MRLLCLSNGHGEDQIAIRILTELRQLEPDWAIAALPLVGEGHAFAAAQIARIGPRQVLPSGGFLNQDWRQLLRDLAGGLTGLTFGQWQAVRQWSESGSAVLAVGDIVPLLFAWASDRPFAFVATAKSDYYWRDEQGLLPISNPTMLWSRWQRSYFDPWDRWLMKHPRCRAVFPRDRLTAEGLQQLGVPAIAVGNPMMDGLEAPEAAAWSPLLPTGSRWLLLPGSRPPEAQRNWSQIIDALPVDPDRAFVALAAIAPSLPLAEFTQGLSDRGWQPAASPIPEAIAFQKGAGWCLLGQRNFAPFLQLAEGAIGMADTATEQCVGLGKPAFTIAGQGPQFTRGFAEAQTRLLGQSVQLLSQPSDFLTAWEAYQADLAMQEATATNGRLRLGEAGAAARIAEVLRSQLLESA
- a CDS encoding nucleoside deaminase codes for the protein MSLAEDERFMRRAIALSRQAGLIDCTGGPFGCVITRNGEIIAEGFNQVLTERDPTWHAEIAAIRQACQHLQTVDLSGCTLYTSAEPCPMCAAAVYWAKLERLVFATRCSDTAAYAEFDDSTIYAEIQKPARDRTIPHQELLRSEAQIVWQDYQQQRDRTPN
- the nrtS gene encoding nitrate/nitrite transporter NrtS, with product MANQTVGQAGAVQTVDRSPSECLLSAIAAFRQTCRDRRAIATAVRVALFIGTLLFTINHGWATANGQMTQSRWVSALLTYCVPFLVSLHGQSMARSRLQAMDNTLSVPLRTDTAQTER
- the gatB gene encoding Asp-tRNA(Asn)/Glu-tRNA(Gln) amidotransferase subunit GatB gives rise to the protein MTATAPVKTEYEAVIGLETHVQLGTATKIFSNASTEFGADPNTHIDPVVLGLPGTLPVLNQKVLEYAVKAGLALNCQIAPYSKFDRKQYFYPDLPKNYQISQYDLPIAEHGWIEIEVAEKGKEPYTKKIGVTRLHMEEDAGKLVHAGSDRLAGSTHSLVDYNRAGVALAEIVSEPDLRTGKEAAEYAQELRRIMRYLGVSDGNMAEGSLRCDVNISIRPKGTEKFGTKVEIKYMNSFNAIQRAIEFEIERQIRCLETGEPIVQETRLWDEGKQVTKSMRSKEGSSDYRYFPEPDLGPIEVSETQRETWRSELPELPAQKRHRYAEQYGLSAYDARVLTDEKSTADYYEATVAAGADAKQAANWLMGDIAAYVNANKLLVSDLPLQPQDLAELVNLIEAGTISGKIAKEILPELLEKGGSPKAIVEAKGLTQISDPAQIEALVDELLAAHPTELEQFRAGKTKLQGFFVGQLMKKTGGRVDPKLSNQILNQKLKG